The genomic DNA gaaacacaggaaaacacacgcAAACagttagaagcccttaaagaggaaccaaataaatcctttaaagatatacaggaaacacagtcaaacaggtgaaggaattgaacaaaaaggttcaagacctgaaaacagaaaaagaaacaataaagaaattacaaatggAGGGAACCCTGCAGATAGacaacctaggaaagagagcaggagctACAGAAtatgagagacagaagagagactctcagatgtaaaagataccatagaagatacattggtcaaagaaaatacaatgtgtaaaaagttcctaaccaaaaacattcaggaaattcaggacacaatgaaagttcaATCCTAAGATTAATAGGAAATGAAGGGTAtaaagattcccagttcaaaggatcagaaaacatcttcaaaaaaatcatagaagaaaactgccctaacctaaagaaagagatagtcggggttggggatttagctcagtggtagagctcttgcctagcaagcgcaaggccctgggttcggtccccagctctggaaaaaaaaaaaaaaaagaaaagggaacaagAAAGAGATAGTCATAAATGTATGAGAAGCCTagagaacatcaaatagattggactagaaaagaaaatcatcccatcacataataatcaaaacattaaattcaCAGAACATTGAAAGATTGACAAAAGCTataagggataaaggtcaagtaacatataaaggcagacctatcagaattacactagacttcttaATAGAAACTCTAAAAGCCGGATGATCCTGGACAACTGCCATCCAGACcccaagagaatacaaatgctagctcaggctactatacccacTAAAACTCCTAATTGCCGTAGATGCAGataccaagatatcccatgacaaaacccaatacaaacaatatctttctactaatctaacactacagaggattctagaaggaaaatccaacacaaggagggtaactacacccaaggagaaacaagatatcaatcatctcacaacaaaaccagaagtagagaatcatatacacataacatcatctacaacaacaaacataacCGGAACTAACAATCACTGTCTTTAATACCTttcaacaccaatggactcaattccccaataaaaagacatgggctaacagactggatatgtaaataggatccagcattttgctgagtACAAGAAAAATGCCTcattgacaaagacagatactacaaaacttttccaaccaaatggtcccaagaaacaagttggagtagccattctaatatccggtaaaatagactttcaactaaaaggtatcaaaagagatggagaagtaCACTTCACAGGGAAAACCTACCAGATTGAACTCTCAATGcccccaaatgtaagggcacccacattttaaaagtaactttaccaaagctcaaaacacacactgaacctcacactttaatagtgggagacttcaacaccccgctctcaccaatagacaagtcattggaacagaaactaaacagagacacagtgaaagtaacagaagttatgaaccaaacagaCTTAACAGACATCTAAAGaccatttcaccctaaaacaagagaatatgGCTTCTGCTCCCTACCTCAGggaaccttttccaaaactgaccataagaaatcagacacaaaagaagactcaacaggtacaagaagattgaaatagtcccatgcattctatcagatcaccactgactaaggctgaactttaataacaacaaaaacaacagagagcccacatattcatggaaactgGACAACTCTCTATTCAATAATAACTTGAGCTgggaagaaattaaaagactttaaagaaagaaattaaagactttacagaattcaatgaaaatgaagcctcagcatacctaaacttatgggaaccagtgaaagcagtgttaagaggaaaattcatagaacttagtgccttcataaagaaaaacacccctgtgattccacctcacaccagtcagaatggcaaagataaaaaactcagttgacaacagatgaTGGAGAgcatgtggagaatgaggaacactcctccattgttggtgggattgcaaacagatacaaccactctggaaatcagtctggagatcctcagaaaattggacatagtactacctcaggacccagctataccacttctggatatatccccaaaagatgctccaacataaaacaaggacacatgctccaccatgttcatagcagccttatttataatagccagaagctggaaagtacccagatgtccttcaacagaggaatggatatagaaaatgtggtgattttacacaatggagtactattcagctatcaaaaacaatgactttatgaaatccttaggcaaatggatggaactaaaaaatatcctgagtgaggtaacccagtcacaaaagaacacacataagatgcactcagtgataagtggatatttgcccaaaagctcggaatacccaagattcaatccacagaccacatgaagctcaagaagttggaagaccaaagagtagatgcttcagtccttcttagaagggagaacaaaaatactcacaggaggaaatacagagaaaagtggggagcagagactcaaggaaaggtcatccagatatggcccctcctggggatccattccatttaatgtcaccaaactcagacaacatggcagatgccaagaagtgcatgctgacaggagtctgatgtagctgtctcctgagaggctctgccagagcctgacaaatacagagtcaggtgctctcctgttgggccctaccttggtgtttcccttccccctggctgagccttttagcctgctatagcaagaaattgtttacctccttggcagctgctcttagcccctgatttggggctgggactttccatggcacccttcctccccacccagccttccagcttgttgttgtttaagaagttgtccccagctccaaaaaaaaaaaaaaaaagaaaaaaaaaaaaaaaagaagttgtttatgcccctgattgggcctgggactttgcaccacacagacttttcctgttttcctggttggggattttcacctgccttgttgttttccatggcttttgcctcgggtatataaggagatctcagtaaagccttggtggcactcgctgaaaacgggtgaccagtgtagtgttttctttcaatcccgcagacctacgcCTGACACTGGCAGCGCAGGCACCAACACTCTccaccaaccattggactgaagataggacccccaatggaggagttagagaaaggacaagagctgaaggggtttttaaccccataggaagagcaacaatatcaaccaaccagaccccccaccccagagctcccagagactaaaccaccaatcaaagagtacatatggagggacccatggctcccaccatttatgtagcagaggatggccttattgggcgtCAATGAGAGGAGTGGTCCTTGGCCTTGTTGAAGGCTCAATGCCtccatgtaggggaatgtcagggtggggagatgggagggagtgtgtgggtggttgggggaacaTTCTCAAAGAGGCAGGGGCATGGGGGAAGGGATAGAGGGATTCCAGATGGGAAATCatgaaaggggattacatttgaaatgtaaattaagaaaatgtctaataacaaaaaaagaaattggagagatcccaTACTAGctctagaagagaaagaagcaaacacacccaagaggagtagatggcagtaagtagtcaaactcagggctgaactcagccaattagaaacaaattgaatgatacaaagagtcaacaaaaccaaaagcaggctctttgagaaaatcaacaagatagataaacccttagccaaactaaagggcacagagacagtatccaaatgaacaaagtcagaaaggaaaagggagacatagcaacagaaactcaggaaattaaaaaatcatcagatcggggttggggatttggctcagtggtagagcacttgcctagcgagcacaaggtcctgggttcggtccccagctccgaaaaaaagaaaaaaaaaaaaagaacaatcctTGACAATAAggcttgaaaaaattaaagttatttgTAATGCTTACCAAGCAAGTGCAAGATTTGTATGGTAAGAACTATAAatacctgaagaaagaaattgaagaagacctctgaAGGTGGCAAGATCTCCCCTGATCATAGActagtaggattaacatagtgaaaatggccattttatcaaaagcaatctacagatttaatgcaatcccaattaaaattccaacacattttttttttataaatgtggAAAGGGCAATTTTCAATttcatacaaaaaacaaaacaaaacaaaaaaaaaaacaaaaaaaccccaaaaaacccaaaaccgcAACCTGGGATAGCTgaaacaattcttaacagtaaaagatcttctgggaggaatcaccatctctgacctcaagctgtgcaACAAAGCAGGAGTgataaaaatgtatggtattggtacagagaaagacaggaatCAAAtagaatggaacagaattgaagacccagaaataaacccggacacttatggacacttgatctttgacgaagAAGCCCCAAACACACAGTGGTAAAgaggaagcatcttcaacaaatggtgttggtctaactggaggtcagcatgtagaagagtgaaaatagatccatatttattaccttgcacaaagctcaagcccaagtgaatcaaggacctcaccATAAAACCAGCTatgctaaatctaatagaagagaaagtgggagaggGCCCTGAACTCATCAGCACAGGGGAAAATGTCCTGGACAGAACCccaatggttcaggctctaagatcaacaattgataaatagaacctcatgaaactaaaaactGTCCTGATAAAGTAGTAGCTCACAGAATTAATTCCTTACTTCCTTATTAATTATTtatccttcctctgcctctttacCCACTGGAATTACATACCAATAAGGTATAGAAATTTATACATGTCTATTCTATACCATTAAGGTATAGAAGTTTATACATGTCTATTCTTTGTAATGATCTGCAACTTCTTATTTACAAAAAATTATAGATACAATACGACGAGAATACAGGTGTTAAACAACTCACTCACCAGTAAGAGCCTACAGACATAATTGTGCGTGTTCATTATTTGTTCCACATTGATAATAATTTCCAGATGCATCAGCAAATTCCTCAAGATCTATAGATAATCACTATCCCAaagatttcctttaaaaatttttatggtAGCATGGGTATTTAGATGTAATTACCCAAAATTACATCTAAATATCATATAGGgattgtttttatgattttacaGATGACTCGTCAAAAGGTCAAGgagcatatattttatatacaaatccCACATGCTCCCCAAAAGGTCGTACAAATCAACAGTCTAAACTCGACCCAGTCCATCAGCCTTGatcaggtgtttctcagtcattggaTATTTGAAGTGATGTCATGTAGGAACTGGAACATGAAGGATAGAGGTGCATGGAGAATGGAAACTGGCCAAACTTGAGAGAGCAGGAATGTTGCAAAAGAGCTGTGAGCGCAGAGAGGGTAACAGACGCTGCAAACCTTTGGAAGGAGGTCTTTGAGGACGGAGTCTAGTGAACAGAAGTTGGAATAGATGGGTCATGAGTAGCTTGAGACAGAAACGGAAGAGAGGTTCAGTGCACTCCCTCCTTCAGCTGAGTCTCCTTGCCTTGAAAAGCAAATGTAAGTAAATTGAAAACCCACAAATCCAGCTGTATTGACACAGGACCATGAGACAAAACTGCTGCCACCTCTGTCTCTAGAATTAAAGCAGGAAGGGCATGCCTAACAGGAAAGCCAGGAGCAGCCGTGCGGGCTGTTACAGGGAGTTGTGTGTTACTGAGAGTACAGACAGAAGCGTTCCCTGCTGATGCCTGCTCAAATTATGGGTCCATCCAGTGGTGTGCTCACAGCTTTAGGAAAAGAAGAAGCTGCATCCTGTCCTTTACATCCAGCAGGGAGGAGACTTTCTAATTTCAGACTTTTGAGGCACAGAAGACCCAAGTCGCCCATATTACTTTAGATTTATGACTACTGAACTTcagcttatttaaaaaaatgtacttttgtatttatttttaaatctatacGTTGTAAATACTTGtacaaagcaaatatttaaaaataaatatgtgaaaaGGCTTAAGTTGTATTTAAAGAGGAAAATAGGAGGAAATTCTTACCAGAaacattcttccctccctgcaATATTTAGTCTACAGAGTACAGTGTCAAAGGAATGGATACACGAATATATGTTTCTCTAATTCTCTTGGAGGCCAAAAGGGGTTAAACTGTAAGTACTATCAACAGGAGTTAGattcttttaaagttttaatcaaaaattatttttggtaCAGATTGATAATTTATTACATCAGACTGCCTAAGTCCTTCCTTGTGGAACTAGCATGCTTTGGTTCTActcacatttttatttcatttatggcATCAATTGGATACATAGTATCACACTTACATGGGGAACTTAGCAGGTTTCTGTCCCAGGTAGGTATCTTTGCCAATGTAATAAACCAAAtcaagtgagatttttttttattggtaattttctttatttacatttcaaacgttatctccCTTCCTAGCTTCCCTTTGGCaaaccccctgcttctatgagggtgctccccccacccactGCCTCACTGTCCTAGCATTCACCTACATTGGGGCAatgagtctccacaggaccaagggcctcccctcctactgatgccagacaaggccatcctctgctacataagcagctggagccaagggttcCCCAATGAGATTTAAAGAGTTACAAGAAGGTTTATTGGGGGGCAGTGCTTGGGCTGTTCACCAGCCTCAGAAACAAAGCTGGAGACtatgcaggcagagagagagagagagagagagagagagagagagagagagagagagagagagagagagagagagagtgaatatGAAGAgctctgggatgctgggatggcaGGAACACTTTAATCTGGGGACCTTGGCTGTGGCAGGTGATGATGTAATCAGGTGGTAGGTCCCTGAGAGCAGACCAGTGTGACTGCCTGATACTAacattcctcctcctttttttttatttttaaattaaagaaatgagTAACTAGGAAGGGGTGATGTTGAGGCAGGAGCGAGGGTGTTGTGTTCTTTAGTCTTCTTCCTGCTGTCTGGGACAACCACATCTTTGGTGAACCTAGGAAAATTGGAATGCTGGTCAAGTCCTGGGAAAGCCGGCTGCTTCACTGCTGTCCGGGCTCTGTAGGGCCATCTGGGGCTAGGAATGTGCAGTGTTAGATGAAGCAGTCTATGAGGCTAGCCCACCTTGGGCTAGCTGGTTTGAAGCTGTCCTGGATGCAGATTTTGAGGGAATAACTGGACTTAATATATATTAGGGACAAAAAATGAAGTTAAGTTTAGAGAGAAAAAATTTTcttaggtgtacatttgaaaATTTTAGGCCCATGATTTTGGTAGTTGGGGTAGACAAGTCCCAAAACCAGGGAACGGAGTAGGCAATAGGCAATAGATGGGGAACATTAGCCTGTTCATTGACAGGGGTACTTATCCGGAGTCCATTTGACCCATGAGAAGTGGAGTCAAGTCAATTCCCTGAAGCTTACAAGaatccatcttccttccttccttccttccttccttccttccttccttccttccttccttccttgttgctTACTTGCtttgttctatttttgttttagtcagtgttcttttttaaaaatatcaaataaatttattgatttagagacagggtctctctacaccTGGCTGtctatcctggagctcactatgtagactagactggacCCACAGAGATCCTTGAATATACCGCCATCCCaggtaaataagaaaaaacaaaacaaaacaaaacaaaaagaaaaaaaaggttcaaggccagcctaggctacatgcaGTCTCGAAACCTGGGGAGAAGTCTAAAGCAGCAAAGTTAACAGGTAAATTGAATGCTGTCCAAGACGTTTTCCTGACTTGATCCTTGCAAAACTAATTGCCAGCTCAATCTATACTTGTTATACCCCCAAATAAACAAGATAGCAGGTCTGCGGGCAGGATGGTGCTCTGCAGACACAGGTTGGTCACCTCCAGTCCGCCAGCCTTTCAGGAGTGCGACAACAGTGGTGCTTCCTCTTGAGTTCCAGTCCCTCATGGATGCAGAGACCAGGTGCAACTTCGTGCAGGTCTTGCAAACTCGTGTCCTCTGCAGAGGGGGCAGCTCCCAGACATGCTCTTAGGTGTCTGCAGCGCACAGGTCCCATGCGGGATACTCACTACCCTGCGGATACgcgcctgggtcctctgcaatgGCGACGACTGCGCAGAGCTCCTCTGAGCTCCTCGCGGTATGGGTCTCAACGCAGACAACCGCTGCCCTCCTCAGTGTCCGGATGGCAGGTCAGATCCTCTGGTTCCTAAACGCTGGAGGTCCTCATCCGGTGGAGGGTCTTCCCATTCCGCATCCCCAAAGCAGCCAGGAGGAAGAGTCCGGGTTCCAGGACTTGGAGGCTCTTAATCAGTGTTCCATTGCTGTATTTCTTTCACTTTACAAAAGAAATGAGTGGGACAGGAGAGAAGGCTCACTGGTAAAGGAaacgattgctcttccagagctcctgagttcaattcccagcaaccacatggtggctcacaatcacctgaaataggatctgataccctcttctggtgtgtctgaagatagtgacagtggactcacattaaaaaaaaaaaaggcatattaGCATTACCATTGTTTGTGACCTATACTGAGATCTACATTGTAGAAAAGACAGTAGACTCACGCCTCTAGGTCATAGTAGAAGCTTAGGGAATGATTTCCGGTTAAAAGCACGAATACTCTTTAAGGCAAGCTCAGGGACGATAAACCATCCTGTGAAGGAGAAGAGGCAAAAGTCTTCACTTTCCAGTGTAACTACAGACCATGATGGAGGGGCTTCTTCCCTCTACCCAGGAGACTACCCAGTGTATATAGATTTAGCACAACGAGAAACACTCTTAAGTCTATACTCAGAAGACAGCCAAAGGGAATTTAAAATCTTGAGCTTGTGACTAAGATAAAATATTATCAGACCTTGATGCATGAATATTTTTAACATATCCTGGCATGGGGCTCCTTCCTGTCTTAGACCATTTATGTTCCCAGAtagcgcgcgcacgcgcgcacacacacacacacacacacacacacacacacacacacacacacacacagtctttatattttaatacgccttaagcagcacaatagctgggcaaaTGCTTAACCTTCATGCTGTAAGAACCTACTTTTTATCCATAACCCCAGTACTGCTCATTAATTTCTATGTTCCATTTTGGCCGCTCTGAAAAGTCATCTTTGCATTGTTCCCGGGTCGTGCTCTGCGCTCACTGCACCCACCTTTGCGGCTCACCCACCACCTCCTCCAACACAGCCACCAGCAGCTTTCTTGCCAGAGTCCTCGAACTCCAATAATTCCTTACTCTCAGTATCGGACACCGCGTGTCCGATGTCAGACGTGGCAGTGGACACCAGCTCCGAGATCACCACCAAGGActtgaaggagaagaaggaagccggggaggaggcagagaatggAGGAGATGCGCCTGCCCATGGGAACGCTCGAAATGAGGGAAATGGGGAGCAGGAGGCTGACAATGAggtagatgaagaagaggaagcaggtggggaggaagaggaggaggaagaatgtgATGGTGAGGCAGAGGgtggtgtaggttgatgtcattatgcaggtgaaggcagacgggataaaacgaggcctgtcattggacaagaaggagggGAGGCGGGAACAGAGGTATTAGAAGGCAGGGAGAAGACGAGAGAGCTGgcaagagggagaagaggaagctgagagAACGTGGCGGCAGacgttaagattcttctctgcacatagttATAGGTTATTATCACTATTTTTAagagatgggtgtgtacaggattttgtgttgtttagatgggcaaattataccTTATCCATTGTATCAGAAGATATTGGGTGCTGTGTTCTTCCACCTGGCTACTtgattgagttcaagagagtgtggaGTGGGGGGATGCCATGGGCCCACCATGGAATTGGAATGTGGATGCCTGGCGTGGTAACAACCGGCCAAGG from Rattus norvegicus strain BN/NHsdMcwi chromosome 12, GRCr8, whole genome shotgun sequence includes the following:
- the Ptmal2 gene encoding prothymosin alpha-like, whose amino-acid sequence is MSDVAVDTSSEITTKDLKEKKEAGEEAENGGDAPAHGNARNEGNGEQEADNEVDEEEEAGGEEEEEEECDGEAEGGGGDEDEEAEAPTGKLRASYYGQAGS